The proteins below are encoded in one region of Triticum aestivum cultivar Chinese Spring chromosome 1B, IWGSC CS RefSeq v2.1, whole genome shotgun sequence:
- the LOC123104853 gene encoding E3 ubiquitin-protein ligase XB3 — MGHGVSCARTGDEHDFFRAAQLGDLDALGALLAADASLARRATLYDRLSPLHIAAANGRLEALSMFLDRGAQPDAVDRHKQTPLMLAAMHGKIGCVLKLLQAGANILMFDSVHARTCLHHAAYYGHVDCLDAILSTARTTPVAGSWGFARFVNVRDDHGATPLHLAARQGRPGCVQVLLENGAIVSALTGSYGFPGSTSLHLAARSGDLDCIRKLLAWGADRLQRDSAGRIPYVVAHKRNHGACAALLNPSSAEPMVWPSPLKFISELDPEAKALLEAALMEANREREKKILKDAKCSPQSPLVYDDDHIDDDMFSEVSDTELCCICFDQACTIEVQDCGHQMCAPCTLALCCHNKPNPATLTMPSPACPFCRGSISRLVVARAQTADGGDPDRPASPQLAHRRSRRSHNLSEGSSSFKGLSSAISKIARGSSRMAESDSAAMDKPEHDP; from the exons atGGGGCACGGGGTGAGCTGCGCGCGCACCGGCGACGAGCACGACTTCTTCCGCGCGGCGCAGCTCGGGGACCTCGACGCCCTGGGCGCGCTCCTCGCCGCCGACGCCTCCCTCGCCCGCCGCGCCACCCTCTACGACCGCCTCTCCCCGCTCCACATCGCCGCCGCCAATGGCCGCCTCGAG GCGCTCTCCATGTTCCTGGATCGCGGGGCGCAGCCGGACGCCGTGGATCGGCACAAGCAG ACCCCCCTGATGCTCGCCGCCATGCACGGCAAGATCGGCTGCGTGCTCAAGCTCCTCCAGGCCGGCGCAAAC ATCTTGATGTTCGACTCGGTGCACGCGCGGACCTGCCTCCACCACGCGGCCTACTACGGCCACGTCGACTGCCTGGACGCCATCCTCTCCACGGCGCGGACCACGCCGGTGGCCGGCTCATG GGGGTTCGCCCGGTTCGTCAACGTCAGGGACGACCACGGCGCCACGCCGCTGCACCTCGCCGCCAGGCAGGGCCGGCCGGGCTGCGTGCAGGTGCTGCTGGAGAACGGCGCCATCGTGTCGGCATTGACCGGATCATACGG CTTCCCTGGTAGCACGTCGCTGCATTTGGCCGCTCGCAGCGGGGACTTGGATTGCATCCGGAAGCTGCTTGCCTGGGGAGCTGATCGGCTCCAAAGGGACTCTGCCGG GAGAATCCCCTATGTGGTGGCACATAAGCGCAACCACGGGGCATGCGCGGCATTGCTGAACCCTTCGTCGGCAGAGCCTATGGTGTGGCCTTCCCCGCTCAAGTTCATCAGCGAGCTCGACCCGGAAGCCAAGGCTCTGCTGGAAGCGGCCCTGATGGAAGCCAacagggagagggagaagaagatCCTGAAGGACGCAAAGTGCTCGCCGCAGTCCCCTTTGGTGTACGATGATGATCACATCGACGACGACATGTTCTCGGAG GTGAGCGACACGGAGCTGTGCTGCATCTGCTTCGACCAGGCGTGCACCATCGAGGTGCAGGACTGCGGGCACCAGATGTGCGCGCCCTGCACGCTGGCGCTGTGCTGCCACAACAAGCCCAACCCGGCGACCCTGACAATGCCCTCGCCGGCCTGCCCGTTCTGCCGCGGCAGCATCTCACGGCTGGTGGTGGCCCGTGCACAGACAGCAGACGGCGGCGACCCCGACAGGCCAGCCTCCCCGCAGCTCGCGCACCGGCGGTCCCGGCGCTCCCACAACCTCAGTGagggcagcagcagcttcaagggGCTGTCCTCGGCCATCTCCAAGATCGCCCGCGGCTCGAGCCGGATGGCCGAGAGCGACAGCGCTGCCATGGACAAGCCCGAGCACGATCCGTGA